Within Runella rosea, the genomic segment CGCCGTTGGTATTGCCAGTCACCTCAAAATTAATGGGAATAGGCTCATTAAGACGAAGTTTTTCGAGGCTGATATAATTTTTCATGTACTCTATTTCCTTCATCAATGGCACTTTCGCGTGGTTGGAGTCGTAAATCATGTACCGCATCATTTGCGACAGTTTGGCAATTACTTCTGTGGTATTGGGGGAGTTGGTAAAGGCCAAATAATACAGGTTATTGAGGGTGTTAAACAAAAAATGCGGGTTGATTTGGGCTTTTAAGAAACGAAGTTCGGAGGTAAGTTTCTCATTTTCAATCTCTTTCTTTTTAGCTTCCAGTTCAAACCAGCCTTCAGCAAATTTGAGCATTCCCACAAAAATCACAATAAAGAGCGTACTCAATACGACATTAACGGTAAATTTATCTTCGTAGAAATAGCATATTTTCTGGGTATTGCCATCAATCAAATACCGTTTTAGCAGAATAAACGCCCGTACCAATACTGCAAATGGGATAGAAAATTCTACAACATAGCGCACCAAACTTTTGTGTTTGAGAAACCGGGGTAGAAAGAAAAAATAATTGAGATACACCACCAACGCCATGAAGAGCACTTCAAAAGAAGTATTCTTGAATGCATCCCAAAAGCTGACTTCCTGCCCTCGAATGGGAAAGCGAATTTGGTAAAAGAAAAATGAGAAATAAACGCACCAAAAGGAAAGGTGTAAAAGTAAAATTCGGTGTCGTTTGATGAATACTTGCATGATAGCAGGCAGGTGCAAGGCGTAAAGTAAGATTCGCTAAAGCGGCTAAATTTCGGGAAAAGAAAGGTATTGTACTAATTTCTGTGATTTAGTGGGAGATTTCTGCGCTTTTTTTCGGCATTCTTGGTATTTTAGTCGACCATTCAGCTGAATGGTTCTGCTTTACCGATTGGTCGAATAATCTGCCGTATGGCCGATTTGGTGAAGTCAATGGTCGAAAAAGTGCGGAGAAGTTTAAAACTTTATTTTTGATTTGTGCTCATTAAACTATTTGCTAAATCATTACAACCAAAACAACAATGAAAAAAATCACTTTAGTAGCCACGGCCCTTTTGATGTCATTCGCCACTTTTGCCCAAACATGGAAAGTTGACAAAGCGCACGCAAAAGTAGGTTTTACCGTAACCCACTTATTGATGTCGGAAGTAGATGGTAATTTCAAAGCATTTGATGCTACCATTACCTCCTCAAAAGAGGATTTTTCGGATGCGGTTTTTGAAGTTTCTGCCGATATAAGCAGCATCGATACCGACAATGAGATGCGTGATAATGACCTCAAAAGCGAAAAGCACTTTGACGCCGCCAAATTTCCAAAGTTTAGCTTCAAGAGCACTTCAATCTCTAAAGTAGCTGACAAAAAATACAAATTAAAAGGCGACTTAACGCTTAAAGGTGTAACAAAACCGATTACGCTTGATTTAGCATTGACTGGAACAGGTATGAATGGCCGTACAAAAAAGCCAAAAGCAGGTTTTAAAATCACGGGTATCATCAAACGCACTGATTTTGGGGTAGGTAGTATGCCGGCCGCCGTAGTGGGTGAAGATGTAGAACTGCGCGCTGTTGGTGAGTTTGAGCAAATGTAAGTATTGCGCTTAAAATAAGTAATAGAAGCGTCCGACGGTTCCAAACCGTCGGACGCTTCTATTTTACGGGAGATTATATAAAATCAGTAAGCAAGCCTTTGTTCTTTACCCGAATGCCTTTCTCGGTCATTTCTACCGTACAACAATCGTGAAGCGGGTCGTGGTCAAAAAACAGAATATAATTATTGTCCAATGCTTCTTTGAGTAGCGCTTCTTTTTCCTTCATGGTTTCGAGCGGGCGCACGTCGTAGCCCATCACGTATGGTACTGGCAAATGCGCGTGTGAAGGAATTGTATCAGCCATAAAAACCACCGTTTGGCCCTTGTAGGCGATCTTCAACATGGTCATTTTTTCGGTGTGCCCATCTACATAGAGGGGCTGTACATTTGTCCCGAAGGGGTTTTCTATTTTATCCGAAAAATACAATTGTCCTGCTTCCTGAATTGGTAAAATATTTTCTTTGAAAAACGTCGCTTTCTCGCGAGCGTTGGGAAAATTGGCCGTTTGCCAATGCTCCGAATGTGTCCAATAATGCGCCTTCGGAAACGTCAGCTCGTAGCCACTACGGTTAGAATTCCACTTGACCCCGCCGCCGCAATGGTCAAAATGAAGGTGTGAAAAAATGACATCCGTGATTTCGTGCGCCCCAAAACCTGCTTTTTCGATGGACTTCACCAAGTCTCCTTCACCGTGGCGGTAGTAGTACGACTGCCATTTGGGGTCTTGTTTATCACCCATTCCTGTATCAATGAGCATGAGTCGATTGCCTTCTTCGACGAGCAAACAGCGCATGTCCCAGGAGCAAAGGTTGTTTTCGTCGGCGGTAATCATCCGATTCCAGATTGTTTTGGGCACAACTCCAAACATAGCGCCTCCGTCGAGTTTGAAATGTCCGGCATCAATGACGTGTAAATTCATGATAGTGAGTGATTGCGTAATTAGCCTAAAACAACTAAATTCTATCAAAACTTGTTATATTTACTGTATAAAAATTAAAAACTGATGACTGCCGTACTTGTCAATGAGTGGATGAATGGGGATACCGAACCCTTTACGTTGGAATTGGCCGATGAAATGGACGACAAAGCATTCTATAAATTTTGCCGCCGCAATGACCACCTTCGTTTTGAACGCAATCCCGACGGGACCATTTTAATTATGCCTAATACTGGAGGAAAAACAGGAAAAAGAAATTCGGAAATCAATTTTGAATTGGTTTTATGGAATCGTCAACATAAAAAGGGAGTCGTGTTCGACTCTTCAACTGCTTTCAAACTTCCCAATTTTGCTACCCGCTCACCCGATGCGGCGTGGATTAGCGACGAGCGTTGGAACAGCCTGAATGAGGACGAACAAGAGCGTTTTCCTCCCATTGCCCCAGATTTTGTGGTGGAACTGATGTCGGCAAGTGATATTCTGAAAAAAGCCCAGGAAAAAATGCACGAATACATCGAAAACGGGGTGCAACTGGCATGGCTTATTCAACCAAGCACTCAAACCGTATTTATTTATCGAATAGATGGAACGATTAGCAAAGTAATTGATTTTGACAATAAACTATCGGGAGAGAATGTCTTACCCGAATTTGAGTTTTTACTAAAATTGCTGCTCTAATCGTAGAAATTTCGCCCACTTTTATACACAAACCTGAGAGCCTGATTGATGACCCACGACACCAAAAAAATCCTCATCGTAGAAGATGACTCCCGTATTGCCCAAAACATAAGTAAAGGACTTCGTGAAAAAGGTTTTGAAACGGAGATTGCGTATGATGGACTCATTGGTAGTAAAATTGCCACCGCTAACCATTTTGATTTGGTCATTTTAGACATCAATTTGCCGTCTATGAACGGCTACGAAGTGTGTAAACTGATTCGTCAGCGTGATCCCAATGTGCCTGTTTTGATGCTCACGGCCCTTGGCGAGCCCGACGATAAAATCGAAGGATTCAATGTGGGAGCCGATGATTATATCGTCAAACCGTTTGATTTTCGGGAGTTGTTGGCGCGCGTTAACGTATTTCTCAAACGCTCCCAGTCAGATGCTGACAACACGGGCGGTAACATTTTGCGCGTGGCCGACCTTGAAATAAATACCGATACCAAGATTGTGGTCCGGGCCAATCATGCCATCGACCTTACCCCCAAAGAGTTGGCGCTTTTGGAATATTTGGTGCGCAACAAAGGACGCGTTGTTTCCAAAACCGATATTGCCGAAAAGGTTTGGGACATGAATTTTGACAGCGGAACCAACGTAGTGGAAGTGTACATTAATTTTCTACGGAAGAAAATAGACCGTGATTTTGACACCAAACTGATTCATACCAAATCAGGAATGGGGTACGTTTTAAAAGAAGATTCGTAAAAAAGTCCAGAAAAGCATCCAGTACTCACGCAATGGCGCCTTCTGTGTAATCACCTGTTTTGGGGGAGTGTTTTCTCCTGCTTTACCGTTAAATTGCCGCACTTTTGCATCAAACCAATCGTTCATCACATGAAAACCTATATTTTAGCGGCAAGCCTGCTCTTTAGTAGCATTGCTTTTGCACAAAACCCGAGTAGTATGAGTTCAAATCCCTTGTTGCAGCCGTTTAATACCCCCCACCAAACGGCTCCTTATGACAAAATTAAGCCAGAGCATTTTTTGCCAGCGCTCAAAGAATCCATGGCTGAAGGGCGCAAAGAAATCAATGCGCTTATCAATAATCCGGCCAAACCTACTTTCGAAAACACCATTCTTGCCCTTGAGCAGGGCGGTGGAAATGTAGGGAAAGTAAGCAGTGTTTTGTTTCACCTTAATGGGGCCGAAACCAATCCTGAAATCCAGAAAACCATTCGGGAAGCCTCGCCGATGCTGACCGAGTACGGCAATGACATTACGCTCAATGACAAGCTTTTTGCGCGGGTAAAAGCCGTTTGGGACCAACGCGATAAGCTGAAATTGGATACTGAAAGTGCGATGTTGTTGGAAAAAACCTACAAAAGCTTCTCGCGCAACGGTGCCAATTTGAACGACGCCGACAAAGAAAAACTTCGCGGAATCAACAAGGATTTGTCGCAGTTGTCCATCAAATTTGCCGAAAATAACTTGGCTGAAACCAACGAATATGCCCTCTCGGTTACCGACGAAAAAGACTTGGCTGGTTTGCCTGATTTTGTGAAAGAAGGAGCCAAAGCGGCGGCTAAAAAAATGAATAAAGAAGGCTGGGTGTTTACGTTGCAAGCCCCGAGTTATGGGCCGTTTATGCAATACGCCGAAAATCGCGATCTTCGTAAAAAACTCTTTTTAGCATTCAACGCGCGCGGATTTGGCGGAGGTAAAAACGATAATCAAGCCAATATCGCCCAAATCGTCAAACTTCGTTATGACAAGGCCAAGTTGCTGGGCTACGAAACTTGGGCTGACTATATGCTAGAAGAACGCATGGCCAACAGCAAGCAAATTGTCACGGACTTTCTGAATGACGTGAAGAAGTACGCCGAACCCGCCGCCGCCAAAGAATTGGCTGAATTGACGGCTTATGCCAAGAAAAACGGTTTTACGGAAGACAAACTTCAGCGTTGGGATGTGTCGTATTATTCTGAAAAACTGAAAAAAGAAAAATACGCCATCAACGACGAATTGTTGAAGCCTTACTTCAAACTCGAAAACGTACTGGATGGTATTTTTACGTTGACCAATAAGCTGTACGGCATCACGTTCAAAGAAAATAAAGAAATTGCGGGCTGGCATCCAGAAGTGAAGACTTACGAAGTATTTGACAAAGACGGCAAATTTTTGGCCGTTTGGTACGGAGATTATTTCCCACGCCCTGGCAAACGTGCTGGCGCGTGGAATAATAGTATTCAGGACCAGTGGGTTGAAAACGGTAAAGAGTTTCGTCCGCACGTGGTCAATGTGTGTAACTTCTCGCGACCAACGGACAGCAAGCCTTCGTTGTTGTCATTCAGCGAAGTAACCACGCTTTTCCATGAATTTGGGCATGCCTTACACGGGATGCTGGCGAACGGCAAATATCAAACTACCTCTGGAACGAGCGTGGCGTGGGACTTTGTAGAGTTGCCGAGTCAAATCATGGAAAACTTTGCCGAAGAGCCCGAAGTATTACGGATTTTTGCAAGACATTATCAAACTGGTGAAGTGATTCCGCAGGAATACATTGACAAAATCCGTGCTAGTTCTAATTTTATGGCGGGCCTTGCCAATATGCGCCAAGTAGGATTGGGCATGATTGATATGGCGTGGCACAGTACAGTTCCTAACGGTGAAACTGTGGTGCAAATCGAAGAAAAGGCCGACGTAGGCGCTAAACTATACCCTAAAACCGAAGGAACGAGCGTGAGCACGGCGTTTAGTCATATTTTTGCGGGGGGCTATTCGTCTGGTTATTATAGCTACAAATGGTCGGAAGTGTTGGATGCCGATGCGTTTGAGTTGTTCAAAGAAAAAGGCATTTTCAATCAAGAAGTGGCGCAATCATTCCGGGATAATGTACTCTCAAAAGGCGGCAGCGAAAAGCCAATGGTGCTTTATAAGCGCTTCCGTGGCCGTGAGCCCAAACCCGAAGCAATGCTGAAACGGGCTGGGCTGGCCTTGTAACTACTTAAAATACAGCAAAAAGGCAGTTTTTTTAAAAACTGCCTTTTTGTATTTATGGGCTTTACTACCCAATAGTTGTCGCGATATTTTCAATCTCCGCCAAAAGTGCTATTAAATCTTCCTTTTTTGTGAGGGGATTCATCAACGATACCCGTAAATATAGCTTTTCACGCAGAGTGGTTTGAACAATATAAAAATTGCCCTCTTCCAATAATCGTTGCCTGATGACCGCGTTGACTGAATTGTAGGATTCTGGGGTTTGACGCGCTCCCACAAACCGAAAACAAACGATATTGCTTTGTGGCTCAACGCCTAATTCAAAACGTGGATTGGCTTGTAGTATTCCGACGAAATCATGCGCTAAATCGTGAAGTGTGTCTACGTTTTCGGCAAAAATTTCTTCGCCGTAGGCTTTCAAAATGGAATATATTTTGACGCTCATCATCAGTTTGGTACATTCAAAGGTGCGTTTGCCTGAGTTGAACCATTCTTGTGAACCCTGATTAGCCCACAAATACTGCGCTTTTTGGTGAAAGGTTTTGAAGGAATCGTCGACGTTTTTGAAAATAAGCGCCGTGGCTAGCGCAGGTGTCATGAGCATTTTGTGCCAATCAATCACGACCGAATCGGCAAGGTTGATGCCTGCGACCAATGATTTGTATTTTTCGGAAAAGACCACCGCACCACCGTGCGCCCCGTCGACGTGAAACCAAAGGTTGTGTTGAGCGCAAAATTCGCCGATTGTCTGCAAATCGTCGTACGAGCCTGTGGAGGTGGAGCAGGCGCTGCCGATGACCGCAATAACGGTTAAGCCCTTGTTAGAAGCTTGTTGGTAATAGTCTTCCAAGAGTTCGGTGCGTAGTTGAAAACGTTCGTTTGTCGGAATTTTTATGATGCCTTCGCTGCCCATTCCCATGATACGTGCCGCCCTGTCGATGCAGTAGTGGGCTTCTTCCGAAACCATCACGGCCAAGCGCCCGCTGTGGCCTTCTTCCCATACATCGGTGGGGGCTTTAGCAGCACGGGCTGCCAACAAGGCCGTCAGATTGGCTAAGGTGCCTCCAGAGGTTAACAAGCCAGAGGCTTGGGCAGTGAAGCCGATTTTATTGGCTAGTAAATCACTCAAAATTCGCTCTAATGGATTGGATACCAGCCCCATTTCATACACTGCCATGCCGTTGTTGAGCATTCCAGTCAGAAGCCCCGTCAATGCTGCAATGGGTAAAGGAGGTGATACTTGATGGCCCATGTAGCGGGGGTGATGCAAATGCGTGGATTGCTGGATTACCTTCTCAAAAAACGCCAATAGATTACCTTTTCCCCCCTCAAAGTCCTGTTGCCAAACTTCTAGGTTGTCTTCAGGTAAACGGTATGGAATCACCGTTTTTAGGGTTTGATTTTGGGCATTCGAAAGATAGTCCGCCAGCGTATCTACCAATTGGTGGGCTTCTTGGCGAAAATGTTCTGGCGAATAGGCTTGTGTCAGATTCATGTTGAGGGTACGTGATGCGGTTCTGACTACAAAACAAGTTACTATATTTGATACAAAAAAATGCTTATTTTTTACTGATTAATGCTGAATACGCATCAGTTTGAGTTATGTAGAAATGGTCCACCAGATTTGCCGTGATTACGGTGGTTTTATTCCCAAAATCGTGCATGAATCGGCCTATTCTGCATTGGTACTTCGATTGGTAGAGGCAGGGATTGGTATTTCAATCGAGCCAAAATCCACGCTTTGGGCACAAAATCTCCAAATTAAGTAGGTGAAATTATGGCGCATTGCCCAAAAAGCTGAGATGAAAATGCTGTGGTTGGAGGAAAGATCGGACGAGTTAAAGTCGATTATTCAACTCGTCGAAAGTAGTGGCTTTGATTTCTTATTTGACATAAAATAAGGTCATTTGACTAAAATCATTTTTTTTGTATTATTGAAAGATTTATTTTGACTTAACTAAACCTCTATGTGAATGAAACAGTTTAATTCTGCGGCTGAGAAAGAAAGCTATTATGCCAAACGCCGCCAACGCGGGCTCATCGTCGGGGCCATTGGCGGAGCTATATTGGGCCTTGGATTTCTTATTCAATACATTTTATACATGCAGGGACATTCCTTCAATGCCGTGATGTATTCGCTCACCAGCATTGGTATTATCATGGTCCTCTACGCGGGAGTAGAGATTTTTGGATGGTAGATTTTGACTAAAGCTAGTCCATTCTGATAAAGAACGGACTAGGGCTGCTGGTTCAATCGTTTTCTGAGAATTCGTTCTGCAATCAATAGAAACAAAACGGCGTTCAAAGGAAGGAGCACCTGTTGCACAA encodes:
- a CDS encoding MBL fold metallo-hydrolase; amino-acid sequence: MNLHVIDAGHFKLDGGAMFGVVPKTIWNRMITADENNLCSWDMRCLLVEEGNRLMLIDTGMGDKQDPKWQSYYYRHGEGDLVKSIEKAGFGAHEITDVIFSHLHFDHCGGGVKWNSNRSGYELTFPKAHYWTHSEHWQTANFPNAREKATFFKENILPIQEAGQLYFSDKIENPFGTNVQPLYVDGHTEKMTMLKIAYKGQTVVFMADTIPSHAHLPVPYVMGYDVRPLETMKEKEALLKEALDNNYILFFDHDPLHDCCTVEMTEKGIRVKNKGLLTDFI
- a CDS encoding pyridoxal phosphate-dependent decarboxylase family protein — protein: MNLTQAYSPEHFRQEAHQLVDTLADYLSNAQNQTLKTVIPYRLPEDNLEVWQQDFEGGKGNLLAFFEKVIQQSTHLHHPRYMGHQVSPPLPIAALTGLLTGMLNNGMAVYEMGLVSNPLERILSDLLANKIGFTAQASGLLTSGGTLANLTALLAARAAKAPTDVWEEGHSGRLAVMVSEEAHYCIDRAARIMGMGSEGIIKIPTNERFQLRTELLEDYYQQASNKGLTVIAVIGSACSTSTGSYDDLQTIGEFCAQHNLWFHVDGAHGGAVVFSEKYKSLVAGINLADSVVIDWHKMLMTPALATALIFKNVDDSFKTFHQKAQYLWANQGSQEWFNSGKRTFECTKLMMSVKIYSILKAYGEEIFAENVDTLHDLAHDFVGILQANPRFELGVEPQSNIVCFRFVGARQTPESYNSVNAVIRQRLLEEGNFYIVQTTLREKLYLRVSLMNPLTKKEDLIALLAEIENIATTIG
- a CDS encoding sensor histidine kinase, with protein sequence MQVFIKRHRILLLHLSFWCVYFSFFFYQIRFPIRGQEVSFWDAFKNTSFEVLFMALVVYLNYFFFLPRFLKHKSLVRYVVEFSIPFAVLVRAFILLKRYLIDGNTQKICYFYEDKFTVNVVLSTLFIVIFVGMLKFAEGWFELEAKKKEIENEKLTSELRFLKAQINPHFLFNTLNNLYYLAFTNSPNTTEVIAKLSQMMRYMIYDSNHAKVPLMKEIEYMKNYISLEKLRLNEPIPINFEVTGNTNGVLIVPLIFISFLENAFKHGVSNNFAGAWITADILLEGTACIYTVANSKLPQSLVNQEEQSGIGLKNVKRRLELSYPDNFELEIEDTAEEYRVRLKLNLV
- a CDS encoding M3 family metallopeptidase, which gives rise to MKTYILAASLLFSSIAFAQNPSSMSSNPLLQPFNTPHQTAPYDKIKPEHFLPALKESMAEGRKEINALINNPAKPTFENTILALEQGGGNVGKVSSVLFHLNGAETNPEIQKTIREASPMLTEYGNDITLNDKLFARVKAVWDQRDKLKLDTESAMLLEKTYKSFSRNGANLNDADKEKLRGINKDLSQLSIKFAENNLAETNEYALSVTDEKDLAGLPDFVKEGAKAAAKKMNKEGWVFTLQAPSYGPFMQYAENRDLRKKLFLAFNARGFGGGKNDNQANIAQIVKLRYDKAKLLGYETWADYMLEERMANSKQIVTDFLNDVKKYAEPAAAKELAELTAYAKKNGFTEDKLQRWDVSYYSEKLKKEKYAINDELLKPYFKLENVLDGIFTLTNKLYGITFKENKEIAGWHPEVKTYEVFDKDGKFLAVWYGDYFPRPGKRAGAWNNSIQDQWVENGKEFRPHVVNVCNFSRPTDSKPSLLSFSEVTTLFHEFGHALHGMLANGKYQTTSGTSVAWDFVELPSQIMENFAEEPEVLRIFARHYQTGEVIPQEYIDKIRASSNFMAGLANMRQVGLGMIDMAWHSTVPNGETVVQIEEKADVGAKLYPKTEGTSVSTAFSHIFAGGYSSGYYSYKWSEVLDADAFELFKEKGIFNQEVAQSFRDNVLSKGGSEKPMVLYKRFRGREPKPEAMLKRAGLAL
- a CDS encoding response regulator transcription factor; its protein translation is MTHDTKKILIVEDDSRIAQNISKGLREKGFETEIAYDGLIGSKIATANHFDLVILDINLPSMNGYEVCKLIRQRDPNVPVLMLTALGEPDDKIEGFNVGADDYIVKPFDFRELLARVNVFLKRSQSDADNTGGNILRVADLEINTDTKIVVRANHAIDLTPKELALLEYLVRNKGRVVSKTDIAEKVWDMNFDSGTNVVEVYINFLRKKIDRDFDTKLIHTKSGMGYVLKEDS
- a CDS encoding Uma2 family endonuclease, whose product is MTAVLVNEWMNGDTEPFTLELADEMDDKAFYKFCRRNDHLRFERNPDGTILIMPNTGGKTGKRNSEINFELVLWNRQHKKGVVFDSSTAFKLPNFATRSPDAAWISDERWNSLNEDEQERFPPIAPDFVVELMSASDILKKAQEKMHEYIENGVQLAWLIQPSTQTVFIYRIDGTISKVIDFDNKLSGENVLPEFEFLLKLLL
- a CDS encoding YceI family protein, which translates into the protein MKKITLVATALLMSFATFAQTWKVDKAHAKVGFTVTHLLMSEVDGNFKAFDATITSSKEDFSDAVFEVSADISSIDTDNEMRDNDLKSEKHFDAAKFPKFSFKSTSISKVADKKYKLKGDLTLKGVTKPITLDLALTGTGMNGRTKKPKAGFKITGIIKRTDFGVGSMPAAVVGEDVELRAVGEFEQM